The following DNA comes from Phycisphaerae bacterium.
AGGGGCGGAATGGTCTTTCCGGCGTTCTCGTACGCACCATCGACGGACAAAGGATGCGTGGCGGTATCGGCCGAGTCGTTCCGGCAGATCGTGACGGAGGTCGTGGAGACCCTGACCGGCATGGGTTTTCGCATCGTTGTCCTGATGCCCGGTCGCGACGTCGAGCCGGGTTCACGGGAGGCCTTGAGGGCTGTGAAGCTGCCTGAGGAGCAGGGCAGGGTGTTGGTCGGAGATCCCGGCAGCGGGGCGGCACCTCGGGGGCTTGCCGAAGCGATCATCGCAACGATACCACGGCAGCCGAGCAACGTGCGGCTTGGCGGCCCATGGACGATCGATGGTGAGTTGCAGGTTGGTGCTCTTGCCGAGCAGGTATCGGCTTCTCCCGGGGGTGAACGGATTTACGAGACCACGTTTGAGTTGTCTGCCGATCAGGCGCGAATGTCCGCAATGCTGGATTTAGGCCAAGTCGTCAATCTCTGTGAAGTGGTGGTCAACGATTCCTCGCCGCAGGTCGATCACTGGCCGCCGTACAGGCTCCTCGTGACAGGCCGATTGAAGCCGGGGGTCAACAGCCTCAAGATCGTTGCGCGCAACAAGCCACAGCCTACGCTGGACAAGTTCTTCCACACGCCAGGTCCGCCGGTCTTGGCCGGGCCGGTGATTTTGCGGTTGTGGAGATGACGCCGTCACTTTCCCTACGATACTTGCTGCCAGGCCGTATCCTGCGAATCTGGCGCACTCGGCGCAAGGATTGGGCAATGTCGCAGAGAACATTGGAGGTTCTGAACAATGGTGATGCGGTTGATCGGCCCGTATTGTTCTGAGCCGACTGCGGTCGGGGCGATGCTGTGACCGGGTGGTTAAGGCCGCAGGTCAGCGCTGGAGGCGGCTCGCCTTTGTTCAATCCATCAGGTGGTCAGCCGCAGACTGATTCCGGCGCTTTTGTTGAGCACTGTTCTTGTCCGATAAGTCGTCAGGAGGTTGCAGTTAGCGTTTTTCCAGTCCTAGCGGAACGGTCTTATTAGACATAAAATCTTTTTTGACAATAGGTTACTGCGATGCCTCATGCTTTCGGGGTCCGATGGACCGGCTTGGAGCGGGCAAAGCCTTCCCCGAAGACCGCGTGGAGGGAGCGGGTTGCTTGTTTGACAGAAGCTGCGGAAGCCGTATACTTGTCGGACTCCGGCACCTAGTGCATACCAGAGACGGTATGCCCGCGGTTTGTCCGGGTTGTGGGTCTGCCTGGCGTGGGCTGCGACGCGTGACGAACCGAGAGACGCCCGCTGCTGTAGCTCAGTGGTAGAGCGCGTCCTTGGTAAGGACGAGGTCATGGGTTCAACCCCCATCAGCAGCTTTATGCCAGACGGAGGGCGGCACGGGATGGGACGCCTCCCGGCGGATGCGTGAGGGCTTGGCGGGCAAAGTGATGCATTCTCTTTGTTCCGCATGCATCCGCGGATCGGTGACGGTAATAGACGTTGGGAAGTATTTTTGGGGCAAAGACAGGAACGGCCTGTCGGATCGTTGCCTGGTTGCCGGTTCATTCGACGCGATAGGCGCCGGATACGATTGCAGAACTGAAGGAGTTGATTCATGGCCAAAGGCGTTTTCTCACGCACGAAACCGCACGTGAACGTTGGGACCATCGGGCACGTCGACCACGGCAAGACGACCTTGACGGCGGCGATGACGGCCGTGCAGGCAAAGAAGGGACTGGCAACCTTCAAGAGCTACGACGAAGTTGCCAAGGCGTCCGAAAAGGAAGGCCGTCGAGACGCCAGCAAGATCTTGACCATCGCCACTTCGCACGTCGAATACGAGACCGAGAAGCGACACTACGCCCACGTGGACTGCCCGGGACACGCCGACTACGTCAAGAACATGATCACGGGCGCGGCCCAGATGGACGGGGCCATTCTGGTGGTGTCGGCGGCTGACGGACCAATGCCCCAGACCCGCGAGCACATTCTGTTGGCCCGCCAGGTGAACGTGCCGGCCGTGGTGGTCTTCCTGAACAAGGTCGATCTGGTTGACGACGCCGAGTTGCTCGAGCTGGTGGAGCTGGAAGTCCGCGAGTTGCTGAGCAAGTATGATTTCCCGGGTGATGAGACGCCGATTATCAAAGGCTCGGCCAGCGAGGCCCTGTTCAACCCGGATAATCCCGAGAAGACCAAGTGCATCCAGGAGCTGCTGGACGCGATTGACTCGTTCATTCCGGAGCCCGTCCGTGACGTTGACCAGCCGTTCCAGATGCCCGTTGAGGACGTGTTCAGCATCAAGGGGCGCGGCACGGTCGGCACCGGCCGTATCGAGCGCGGCAAGGTCAAGGTCGGCGACCAGGTCGAGATCGTCGGTCTCGGCGAGACCCGGAAGACGACCGTCACCGGCGTGGAGATGTTCAACAAGACGCTGGAGTACGGGCAAGCAGGGGACAACGTCGGCTTGTTGCTGCGTGGTGTTGAAAAGGATGAGCTTGAGCGAGGCCACGTGCTGGCCGCCCCTGGCACCATCACGCCGCATACCAAGTTCGAGGCTCAGGTGTACGTCCTGACGAAGGAAGAAGGCGGCCGCCACTCGCCGTTCTTCAGCGGCTACCGTCCGCAGTTCTACTTCCGGACGACGGACGTGACCGGCGGTCTGACGCTGCTGGGCGGGGCTGAAATGTGCATGCCCGGCGACAACGTTCTTCTGAAGGTCGAGTTGGGCAAGCCGATCGCCATGGAAGAAGGTCTGCGGTTTGCCGTTCGCGAGGGTGGTCGAACCGTCGGATCGGGCGTGGTGACCAAGATTCTCGAATAGCACCGATGTTTCGCCGCCTGGGGCGTTCCGGGGGCAAGCGGTGTGATGGATCGACAGTTGTTGGGCGGAGGCCGGTGGCAACCGGCCTTCGCCGTTGTCTCTGGGATGAGGCGCTATGGCGAAGGCAGTAAAGCGAGAGTATGTCTGGCTTCAGTGTTCAGAGTGCGGTGACCTGAACTACCGCACGTCGGTAAACGTGCAGGGGGGCACTCCCAAGCTGGAGCTGAAGAAGTACTGCCCGCGGAGCCGTAAGCGGACGGTGCACAAGGTGAAACGGAAGTAACGGCGTGGGCAGCCGGTTGTCTTCGCGGCTGCCCGAGCCGTGCCGGGAAATGGGGACCGCTGACGTTTCGGGACCTTTCGGCCGGTCTGCCAAGGAGTGTAGCTCAATTGGCTAGAGCACCGGTTTCCAAAACCGGCGGTTGGGGGTTCGAGTCCCTCCACTCCTGTGCGTCAAGGGTCGGGTGATCGGGTGGTTGCGACTCGGGGCGCGGGGCGAGAACGAAGCAGGATGGCGAGTGGATCGACTAACTGGTAGCGCGGGCAAGAGGAGTCCCCGGTGAGCGACGAAGTTGTAAGACAGGAATCGCGGGAGGAACAGGCTCAACAGCGCCCGACGATTGAACGACCGGCGGGGGGCGGCTTTGCCCTGCGACTGTACAAGCCCGGGCAGGGATACTACACCCGCATCGGTACGGCGATTGGCATCGGTATTCTTGCGGTATGGGGGGCTTATGCCCTGATGAACCAGATCGAGAATTCCGGGCTGAGCGGGCCCTACAGGCTGCCCATTCAATACGGTGTGCCGGCCGGCTTCATTATTGCGATGGGCGTCCTGGTATACTGGCTGACGGGGCTGTCGAGGAAGGCCAACGACTTTTTCATTGCCACCGAGGGCGAAATGAAGAAAGTGCGCTGGTCGACCCGCAAGGAGCTCACCCGTTCGACGAAGGTTGTGATTTTCACGGTAGTAGTGCTCGGGGTTTTCCTGTTTGTGTGGGACGTGTTCTTCATGGTGTTTTTCCAGGCCATCGGTGTGCTTAAGGGAGCGCCCGCGCTGAGCCGCCTGTTCGGGAGTGGATCATGAGCGGTCCGGAGACGGACAACAAGGACGCAAGTCAGGCCGCAGGCGGAGGCGGAGGCACGCCGGATCATGTCTCGCCGGCAAGCGAGTCCACGACTGCGGTCAAGGGTGTCGAGCCGACCCGACCCGGCATGAAGTGGTACGTCCTGCGCGTGGCCAGCAACAAGGAGGATCAGGTCTGCGAAACCCTCGAGCGCAAAGTGCGGATCGAGAATCTGCAGAACCGCATCGGCCGAATCCTGGTACCCACCGCCAAGGAAAAGCGGATGAAGGGCGGCCAGGTGAAGATCATCGAGAAGAAGCTCTACCCCGGCTACGTGTTCGTCGAGATGGCGACGGAAGCGGACGGAACCATTCCTGAGAACATCTGGTTCCTGGTTAAAGAGACGACGGGGGTCGGCGATTTTATCGGCTCGGACGGCAAGCCGACGAGCATGAAGGACCACGACGTCGAGATGATGCTGCTGGCGGCGGCCAAGCCGGATGATGAGGCTTCGCTGCAGGGTCTCGAATTCGCCCAGGGCGACAAGGTTAAGATCAAGGAAGGCTCGTTCCAGAACTTTGAGGGCACGGTCGAGAGCATCGACGAGACCAAGGGCATCGTGACGGTGCTGCTGACGATTTTCGGGCGGTCAACGCCGGTGGACGTCGAGTACTGGCAGTTGGAGAAGATTTAGAACCTTGCGGCCAGACATTGTGCGTCTTGCGCACATGTTTCTGGATGGCAGTAGGCTTGGGTTGCGGTCCGCCTTAGACGGTCGGATGACACAGTGGGGTCCGGTCGGTGGGGATCTGAACCGCTGGAGAGGTTGATAACGTGGCCAAGGAAGTTCTTGTCAAGATCAAACTGCAGGCCCCGGGGGGAAAGGCGACGCCCGCGCCGCCGATCGGTCCGGCTCTGGGTCAGCACGGCGTGAACATCGGGC
Coding sequences within:
- the rpmG gene encoding 50S ribosomal protein L33, which translates into the protein MAKAVKREYVWLQCSECGDLNYRTSVNVQGGTPKLELKKYCPRSRKRTVHKVKRK
- the secE gene encoding preprotein translocase subunit SecE, whose translation is MSDEVVRQESREEQAQQRPTIERPAGGGFALRLYKPGQGYYTRIGTAIGIGILAVWGAYALMNQIENSGLSGPYRLPIQYGVPAGFIIAMGVLVYWLTGLSRKANDFFIATEGEMKKVRWSTRKELTRSTKVVIFTVVVLGVFLFVWDVFFMVFFQAIGVLKGAPALSRLFGSGS
- the nusG gene encoding transcription termination/antitermination protein NusG, encoding MSGPETDNKDASQAAGGGGGTPDHVSPASESTTAVKGVEPTRPGMKWYVLRVASNKEDQVCETLERKVRIENLQNRIGRILVPTAKEKRMKGGQVKIIEKKLYPGYVFVEMATEADGTIPENIWFLVKETTGVGDFIGSDGKPTSMKDHDVEMMLLAAAKPDDEASLQGLEFAQGDKVKIKEGSFQNFEGTVESIDETKGIVTVLLTIFGRSTPVDVEYWQLEKI
- the tuf gene encoding elongation factor Tu is translated as MAKGVFSRTKPHVNVGTIGHVDHGKTTLTAAMTAVQAKKGLATFKSYDEVAKASEKEGRRDASKILTIATSHVEYETEKRHYAHVDCPGHADYVKNMITGAAQMDGAILVVSAADGPMPQTREHILLARQVNVPAVVVFLNKVDLVDDAELLELVELEVRELLSKYDFPGDETPIIKGSASEALFNPDNPEKTKCIQELLDAIDSFIPEPVRDVDQPFQMPVEDVFSIKGRGTVGTGRIERGKVKVGDQVEIVGLGETRKTTVTGVEMFNKTLEYGQAGDNVGLLLRGVEKDELERGHVLAAPGTITPHTKFEAQVYVLTKEEGGRHSPFFSGYRPQFYFRTTDVTGGLTLLGGAEMCMPGDNVLLKVELGKPIAMEEGLRFAVREGGRTVGSGVVTKILE